A genomic region of Candidatus Nezhaarchaeota archaeon contains the following coding sequences:
- a CDS encoding L-2-amino-thiazoline-4-carboxylic acid hydrolase: MPKVDVEAEFRKLLARFEMLCSIVRATWYEWRQAAIEFAREGVRPIDIVLRAWEIVGHDTAKSYFPALDVSKPSFLEDVAKLIVMSSQAMGEDAKVVKGERPNEVYVRWDSCPWPEFARRYHVSMEEDLLGCDKWFHTVIEDINALFNTKIKLETLKAIPKGDGVCLRRLTMLTTER, encoded by the coding sequence TTGCCTAAGGTAGACGTAGAGGCTGAGTTTAGGAAGCTCCTAGCTAGGTTTGAGATGCTCTGCTCCATAGTCAGGGCCACGTGGTATGAGTGGCGACAAGCGGCCATAGAGTTCGCCCGCGAAGGAGTAAGGCCCATCGACATAGTCCTCAGGGCCTGGGAGATAGTAGGCCACGATACAGCTAAGAGCTACTTCCCAGCCCTCGACGTGTCTAAGCCAAGCTTCCTCGAGGACGTAGCTAAGCTAATAGTGATGAGCTCCCAGGCCATGGGCGAGGACGCTAAGGTGGTGAAGGGGGAGAGGCCTAACGAAGTGTACGTACGCTGGGATAGCTGCCCATGGCCCGAGTTCGCTAGGCGGTACCACGTGTCCATGGAGGAGGACCTCCTAGGCTGCGATAAGTGGTTCCATACCGTTATAGAAGACATAAACGCGCTCTTTAACACTAAGATAAAGCTGGAGACCTTAAAGGCCATCCCTAAGGGGGACGGCGTGTGCCTACGTAGGCTAACCATGCTGACCACGGAGAGGTGA
- a CDS encoding MBL fold metallo-hydrolase — protein sequence MKLLDGLYCYIWHGWENNCNAYLIDSGLRVLIDPGHRRFLSWLLGELKTDGFEPRDIDLVINTHSHPDHCEADVDLVDMSGVKVAMHKLEEEYLREEGGLLFEMMGLDPSQITIHFYLAERLKLDGVELQVIHTPGHTPGSVCIYWPEREVLISGDLVFEGGVGRVDLPGGSGLLLKESIRRVASLKTSYLLPGHGDLVIGRSEVERNFRLIERAYFDWL from the coding sequence ATGAAGCTGCTCGACGGTCTTTACTGCTACATCTGGCATGGGTGGGAGAATAACTGCAACGCCTACCTCATAGACTCTGGGCTGCGCGTCCTCATCGACCCTGGCCATAGGCGCTTCCTCAGCTGGCTGCTAGGGGAGTTAAAGACAGATGGCTTTGAGCCGCGCGACATAGACTTGGTCATAAACACCCATAGCCACCCAGACCACTGTGAGGCTGACGTGGACCTAGTCGACATGTCGGGGGTCAAGGTAGCCATGCACAAGCTTGAAGAAGAGTACCTTAGGGAGGAGGGCGGGCTCCTCTTCGAGATGATGGGCCTAGACCCAAGCCAGATAACTATCCACTTCTACCTAGCCGAGCGGCTTAAGCTAGATGGGGTAGAGCTTCAAGTAATCCATACCCCTGGCCATACGCCCGGGAGCGTATGTATCTACTGGCCTGAGAGGGAGGTATTAATTAGCGGAGACCTGGTCTTCGAGGGAGGCGTAGGACGCGTAGACCTCCCTGGGGGCAGCGGCCTCTTGCTCAAGGAGAGCATAAGGAGGGTGGCGAGCCTTAAGACCTCCTACCTACTACCTGGCCATGGAGACCTAGTCATTGGTAGGAGCGAGGTAGAGAGGAACTTTAGGCTCATTGAGAGGGCTTACTTTGACTGGCTCTAG
- a CDS encoding flavin reductase family protein, with product MKTLGLSEAYKLLHPKLTVLIAAYTDDGRPNAMACSWITPASEEPPLVAAFISKGSFTAQLIEKRRAFTVNVPAQEMLRAVWIAGTRSGRRGDKLKAMGVSARPARRVEAPIIERCAAYLECRLHSSFDAGECYCFLGEVLEAYVDEALFEEVWSIEKAKLLLHLGGSLFTTPSGLVRAK from the coding sequence ATGAAGACGCTGGGTCTAAGTGAGGCCTACAAGCTCCTACACCCTAAGCTTACCGTCTTAATAGCCGCCTATACGGACGACGGAAGGCCTAACGCCATGGCCTGCTCGTGGATAACCCCGGCGAGTGAAGAGCCCCCGCTCGTAGCCGCCTTCATCTCCAAGGGGAGCTTCACCGCCCAGCTCATTGAGAAGCGTAGGGCGTTTACGGTAAACGTGCCAGCGCAGGAAATGCTGAGGGCAGTGTGGATAGCTGGAACGAGGAGCGGTAGGCGCGGCGATAAGCTAAAGGCAATGGGCGTCTCAGCGAGGCCTGCACGTAGAGTAGAGGCGCCCATCATAGAGAGGTGCGCTGCGTACCTTGAGTGTAGGCTGCACTCAAGCTTCGACGCAGGCGAGTGCTACTGCTTCCTAGGGGAAGTGTTAGAGGCCTACGTGGACGAAGCGCTCTTCGAGGAGGTGTGGAGTATCGAGAAGGCAAAGCTCCTCCTTCACCTAGGGGGGAGCCTATTTACTACCCCGTCGGGCTTGGTGAGGGCTAAGTGA
- a CDS encoding cyclophilin-like fold protein yields the protein MTELVVFKSRSIGEARAKVVRSENPVTADAVLRALPLRGRARRWGDEVYFKIPLALPEENSRVEVKVGEVAYWPEGQCVCIFFGKTPISTGDEPRAYSPVNVFAKLIDSPARFKSVKSGEVIAMESSG from the coding sequence GTGACTGAGCTCGTAGTATTTAAGTCGAGGAGCATAGGTGAAGCTAGGGCTAAGGTAGTTAGGAGCGAGAACCCGGTAACCGCTGACGCTGTATTAAGGGCGCTGCCGCTAAGAGGGAGGGCGAGGAGGTGGGGTGACGAGGTGTACTTTAAGATCCCTCTAGCGCTCCCTGAGGAAAACTCGAGGGTTGAGGTGAAAGTGGGAGAGGTAGCCTACTGGCCTGAGGGACAGTGCGTATGCATATTCTTCGGCAAGACTCCCATCAGCACTGGCGATGAGCCGAGGGCCTACAGCCCGGTCAACGTCTTCGCTAAGCTCATAGACAGCCCAGCTAGGTTTAAGAGCGTTAAGAGCGGCGAAGTCATAGCTATGGAGAGCTCAGGCTAG
- a CDS encoding DUF72 domain-containing protein — protein MELFVGTSGWQYDWNPNGFEWFAKNSGLNAVELNASFYRYPFKSQVEGWRRRSPPYLRWSIKVHRLITHVYKLAGKAYDRCASFLEAFKPLDGQVDFYLFQLPPSIRPTSSFLDRLEAFAREVGLGPRMALEWRHLEWFHPRWAEWCSRRGITVVSVDSPEATCAIYPSAEGLVYLRMHGRSAWYVHEYSLEELEEVVDRLSEAGASRAYVFFNNDHDMLHNAHELLEIARMRKILTPGLASLSSP, from the coding sequence TTGGAGCTCTTCGTAGGTACCTCGGGCTGGCAGTACGACTGGAACCCTAATGGCTTTGAGTGGTTTGCTAAGAACTCAGGGCTTAACGCCGTGGAGCTAAACGCAAGCTTCTACCGCTACCCCTTTAAGAGCCAGGTTGAGGGGTGGAGGCGTAGGTCCCCGCCCTACCTTAGATGGTCGATTAAGGTACATAGGCTAATAACCCACGTCTATAAGCTAGCTGGCAAGGCCTATGATAGGTGCGCTAGCTTTCTGGAGGCCTTTAAGCCGCTCGATGGGCAAGTAGACTTCTACCTCTTTCAGCTTCCCCCCTCCATCAGGCCTACCTCCAGCTTCCTCGACCGCCTAGAGGCCTTCGCGAGAGAGGTCGGCCTAGGCCCTCGAATGGCGTTGGAGTGGAGGCACTTAGAGTGGTTTCATCCTCGCTGGGCTGAGTGGTGTTCTAGGCGCGGAATAACGGTAGTCTCTGTAGACTCCCCTGAGGCGACGTGCGCCATTTACCCCTCGGCTGAGGGCCTAGTCTACCTTAGGATGCACGGGCGCTCAGCTTGGTATGTGCATGAGTATAGCCTAGAGGAGCTTGAGGAGGTCGTAGATAGGCTTAGCGAGGCAGGGGCTTCTAGGGCTTACGTGTTCTTCAACAACGACCACGACATGCTCCACAATGCCCACGAGCTCCTCGAGATCGCTAGGATGCGTAAAATACTGACGCCTGGATTGGCTAGCCTGAGCTCTCCATAG
- the paaI gene encoding hydroxyphenylacetyl-CoA thioesterase PaaI has translation MLSKLYEKFRSDPYCKKLGIELVELKPGYSRARMKVGEDALNFHGVAHGGLILSLADAVFAAASNSHNRVAVALNININYRRPARAGEELEAEAIEESLGKATGLYRMTVRNSRGELVAICEGLVYRYERPIIEMEGP, from the coding sequence TTGCTCAGTAAGCTATACGAAAAATTTCGAAGCGACCCGTACTGTAAGAAGCTCGGCATCGAGCTCGTTGAGCTAAAGCCTGGGTACAGCCGAGCTAGGATGAAGGTGGGCGAGGACGCGCTGAACTTTCACGGAGTGGCTCATGGAGGCTTGATCCTATCGCTAGCTGATGCTGTCTTCGCCGCAGCTAGCAACTCACATAATAGAGTGGCGGTGGCTCTCAACATAAACATCAACTACCGCAGGCCGGCTAGGGCCGGTGAAGAGCTTGAGGCCGAGGCCATTGAGGAGAGCCTTGGCAAGGCCACTGGCCTCTACAGAATGACTGTGAGGAACTCTAGGGGCGAGTTAGTAGCTATCTGCGAGGGCCTCGTGTATCGATACGAGAGGCCGATAATCGAAATGGAAGGCCCTTGA
- a CDS encoding DUF6125 family protein codes for MLQPRLQGEELVKWLREAYFTLDGLWFLALEDRLGLERAVEVDVEVWRRFAQVMAKRVARRIRVDSSDVREVACSLYVLFDIEGWEVSLDPSRPLLQVERCPWWDYLNRVGRLHVAKYVCPRVCEAIFGSWTKALNPKVELVFTFTPPRCRAELCMGGGVGG; via the coding sequence ATGCTGCAGCCTAGGCTTCAAGGGGAGGAGCTTGTTAAGTGGCTTCGGGAGGCTTACTTTACGCTCGACGGCCTCTGGTTCTTAGCGCTAGAGGATCGCTTAGGCTTAGAGAGGGCTGTGGAGGTGGACGTTGAAGTGTGGAGGCGCTTCGCCCAGGTCATGGCTAAGAGGGTGGCGAGGCGCATTAGAGTAGACTCTTCAGACGTTAGAGAGGTGGCGTGCTCGCTCTACGTGCTCTTTGACATTGAGGGATGGGAGGTAAGCCTCGACCCTTCTAGGCCTCTGCTTCAAGTGGAGCGCTGTCCGTGGTGGGACTACCTCAATAGGGTAGGCAGGCTTCACGTAGCTAAGTACGTATGTCCGAGGGTCTGCGAGGCGATCTTTGGCTCTTGGACGAAGGCCCTCAACCCTAAAGTTGAGCTCGTCTTCACCTTTACGCCTCCGCGCTGCCGGGCAGAGCTCTGCATGGGGGGTGGCGTTGGCGGCTGA
- a CDS encoding TldD/PmbA family protein codes for MSSLLDEALRLGASYAESFVEDLFIAEGAVRGRSAELNTTKSKYYSLRALVDGRWGVSSSRGPSPQIARSAIENALLAKKAGAKRLTLAPRKAAKGAYVYLGPNPKSLVEEVCRVVSEVAGRISLEGLMEAVVTAERASKAMCSSDGVNAYEARDRVEISVAVASAGSVASSSMGWSGQPPTDWRERLERMLNGLVERVRDKQSATLLNPLYRGSKFTVVLKGEAACAFIHEAVGHSLEADVLLEHGLSPPRVGCEELTVVDDPLLPGGYGSYSFDDEGVEAKRKVLVDRGRPVGLLHTRWTAAATSQEPTGNGRGLYSAPKSMASNLVVEPGTWSLDEMIEETSKGFLIDGVLRAEVYRGAIHIIPDAAWFIERGEVREPVALERVVIPQVRALSLVEAVAKKGFTHRPSLEKGLPISEVSPPVRLSQASVY; via the coding sequence ATGTCCTCTCTCCTAGATGAAGCGTTGAGGCTAGGTGCTAGCTACGCAGAGTCCTTTGTAGAAGACCTCTTCATTGCCGAGGGCGCTGTTAGGGGCCGGTCGGCTGAGCTCAACACTACCAAGTCTAAGTACTATTCTCTAAGGGCGCTTGTCGATGGGAGGTGGGGCGTATCCTCATCTAGAGGCCCCTCGCCTCAGATAGCTAGGTCTGCTATTGAGAACGCCCTCTTAGCTAAGAAGGCAGGGGCGAAGAGACTTACATTAGCTCCGCGAAAGGCGGCTAAGGGGGCCTACGTCTACCTAGGCCCCAATCCTAAGAGCCTAGTTGAGGAGGTTTGCAGAGTTGTCAGCGAAGTGGCTGGAAGGATTAGCCTCGAGGGCCTCATGGAGGCAGTGGTGACGGCTGAGCGAGCGTCTAAGGCTATGTGCTCAAGCGACGGGGTCAATGCCTACGAGGCTAGGGATCGCGTAGAGATCTCAGTAGCTGTAGCTTCAGCTGGCTCGGTAGCCTCTTCATCTATGGGCTGGTCGGGGCAGCCGCCTACTGATTGGCGGGAGCGCCTTGAACGCATGCTAAATGGGCTAGTTGAGCGCGTCAGAGATAAGCAGAGCGCTACCTTACTAAACCCACTCTACAGAGGGTCGAAGTTCACCGTAGTCTTAAAAGGAGAGGCCGCCTGCGCCTTTATCCACGAGGCAGTGGGACACTCCTTAGAGGCTGACGTGCTGCTTGAGCATGGACTAAGCCCACCTCGGGTCGGTTGCGAGGAGCTAACCGTAGTCGACGACCCTCTGCTCCCGGGGGGCTATGGTAGCTACTCCTTCGACGACGAGGGGGTGGAGGCTAAGCGCAAGGTGCTAGTGGATCGCGGCAGGCCGGTGGGCTTACTTCATACTAGGTGGACGGCCGCTGCCACTAGTCAGGAGCCGACGGGCAATGGGCGTGGCCTCTACTCAGCGCCTAAATCAATGGCTAGCAACCTCGTAGTTGAGCCCGGCACATGGAGCCTGGACGAGATGATCGAGGAGACCTCTAAGGGCTTCTTGATCGATGGGGTGCTGAGGGCCGAGGTATATAGAGGGGCTATTCACATAATTCCGGACGCCGCTTGGTTTATCGAGCGAGGAGAGGTCAGGGAGCCAGTGGCTTTAGAGAGGGTGGTGATTCCTCAAGTAAGGGCCCTCAGCCTCGTTGAGGCGGTCGCTAAGAAGGGCTTTACCCACAGGCCTAGCTTAGAGAAGGGACTACCTATATCTGAGGTCTCTCCTCCAGTTAGGCTTTCGCAAGCCTCCGTCTACTGA
- a CDS encoding MBL fold metallo-hydrolase gives MRLRWLGTACFQLDAGGLEVLFDPYLDSRARFNPPPIAASELASVDVVAATHGHFDHFADAPRVLSSSRALLLASRDLCSYAKGRLGLAEERLLALEAGQRTELRGCVFEATKGVHLSSVEVARWLIGDLSYTPSGREELRRVYAERLPSEALKFALEVPVGPLQGYVVDRGVRVWNISETKPFEELEEVARRLRVDVALVSVAGGFEDSSALIANWASPKVAVLHSFDRIFEKQALLGDLEAFKSKLAELSSSIEVLVPKPGEWYSF, from the coding sequence ATGAGGCTAAGGTGGCTGGGCACTGCCTGCTTCCAGCTGGACGCGGGTGGCTTGGAGGTGCTATTCGACCCTTACCTAGACTCCAGGGCCCGTTTTAACCCCCCTCCTATTGCGGCTAGCGAGCTGGCCAGCGTCGACGTCGTGGCGGCGACCCACGGCCACTTCGACCACTTCGCCGACGCCCCGAGGGTCCTTTCTTCGTCTAGAGCCCTCCTCCTAGCCTCGAGGGACCTGTGTAGCTATGCTAAGGGGAGGCTAGGCTTAGCTGAAGAGAGGCTGCTGGCCCTCGAGGCAGGCCAGCGGACTGAACTGCGCGGCTGTGTTTTCGAAGCCACTAAGGGGGTTCACTTAAGCTCCGTTGAGGTAGCTAGGTGGCTAATAGGAGACCTCAGCTACACCCCGAGTGGTCGAGAGGAGCTTAGACGAGTCTACGCTGAGCGCCTCCCTAGCGAGGCCTTGAAGTTTGCCTTAGAGGTCCCTGTAGGTCCTCTTCAAGGCTATGTAGTCGACCGCGGCGTCAGGGTTTGGAACATAAGCGAGACTAAGCCCTTTGAGGAGCTCGAAGAGGTCGCTAGGCGGCTAAGGGTAGACGTAGCGTTAGTGAGCGTAGCTGGAGGTTTTGAAGACTCTTCAGCGCTAATAGCTAACTGGGCTAGCCCTAAAGTAGCTGTGCTCCACTCCTTCGATAGGATTTTCGAGAAGCAGGCCTTGCTAGGAGACCTTGAGGCCTTTAAGTCTAAGCTGGCTGAGCTCTCCTCAAGCATAGAGGTGTTGGTGCCTAAGCCCGGCGAGTGGTACTCCTTCTAG
- a CDS encoding DUF126 domain-containing protein codes for MASVVLRLRGRAVSRGLGVGEALVLSKPLSLFGGVDAKTGRVVEKGLSLRGASVSGKVLVFPRSKGSTVGSWVLYELAMRGLAPAAIVNVETDPVVAVGCIVAHIPLVDRLETDPTLALKTGWLVRVVANGKEGLVEVLRTSSMEGEGIDTWASLLYSVDP; via the coding sequence GTGGCCTCCGTAGTCCTTAGGCTCAGGGGCAGGGCGGTGTCGAGGGGGCTAGGAGTAGGCGAGGCCTTAGTATTGAGTAAGCCCCTCTCCCTCTTCGGGGGCGTCGATGCGAAGACAGGGAGGGTGGTTGAGAAGGGCCTCTCACTGCGCGGTGCTAGTGTTAGCGGCAAGGTACTGGTCTTTCCACGTAGTAAGGGGTCGACTGTCGGCTCCTGGGTTCTCTACGAATTAGCTATGAGGGGGCTGGCTCCAGCTGCTATAGTTAACGTCGAGACCGACCCAGTCGTGGCCGTGGGCTGCATCGTAGCCCACATACCGCTAGTTGATAGGCTAGAGACCGACCCTACGCTAGCTCTTAAGACTGGCTGGCTAGTGCGCGTGGTAGCTAATGGGAAAGAGGGGCTCGTAGAGGTGCTGAGGACTAGCTCGATGGAAGGGGAAGGAATAGATACTTGGGCCTCTCTCCTCTACTCGGTGGACCCATGA
- a CDS encoding aconitase X catalytic domain-containing protein — protein sequence MYLTKEQEALLEGEGGDAKKLAMEILTALGDVYGAERLTSVSSVHISGTSYTSCGDAGIDFLSRLVSQGARFAVPTTLNPIAIPLNNWRRLGFPEELASKQLTILTLYRKLGAADAVTCCPYLSGNLPCYSSRISWAESSAVVYANSVLGARTNREGGLAALASALTGLAPLYGLYLDENRAPTMLVKVEAELESDLGFSLLGYAVGRELSDGGVPLIEGLPSSLGVEELKSMGASMATSGPIAMFHASGRTPEAQAYRRSELPKVSLDRRSLSEALDELSSTGGGEVDCVAIGCPHLSLEEARRISALLEGVRVKEGVRLWVFTSEAIAHLAEQAGYLQVVEEAGGEVLLGGCIVHAPLKELGIRRLVTNSAKAAYYCASLHGVEVCLAPLHECLKAARVGAWPP from the coding sequence TTGTACTTGACTAAGGAGCAAGAAGCCCTCCTCGAGGGGGAGGGGGGAGACGCTAAGAAGCTGGCGATGGAAATCCTCACCGCCTTGGGCGACGTCTACGGGGCCGAGCGCCTCACTTCAGTTTCAAGCGTCCACATATCAGGCACCTCCTACACTTCATGCGGAGATGCTGGCATCGACTTCCTCTCTAGGCTAGTTTCTCAAGGGGCGCGGTTCGCGGTCCCTACTACGCTAAACCCTATCGCCATCCCGCTGAACAACTGGCGTAGGCTAGGCTTCCCCGAGGAGCTAGCTTCTAAGCAGCTCACTATCTTAACCCTCTACCGTAAGCTCGGGGCCGCCGACGCGGTGACCTGCTGCCCCTACCTATCTGGGAACCTTCCTTGCTACAGCTCCCGCATATCCTGGGCCGAGTCTTCAGCTGTCGTTTACGCCAACTCGGTCTTAGGGGCGAGGACGAACCGCGAAGGAGGGCTAGCAGCACTAGCCTCGGCTCTTACGGGCCTCGCCCCGCTCTACGGCCTATACCTCGATGAGAACAGGGCCCCTACGATGCTAGTTAAAGTGGAGGCTGAGCTTGAGAGCGACCTAGGCTTCTCGCTCCTAGGCTACGCCGTGGGCAGGGAGCTGAGCGACGGCGGAGTCCCTCTAATTGAAGGCCTGCCTAGCTCGCTGGGGGTGGAGGAGCTTAAGTCGATGGGCGCCTCCATGGCCACCTCCGGCCCCATAGCTATGTTCCACGCCTCAGGCCGTACCCCAGAGGCTCAAGCATATAGGCGCAGTGAGCTGCCGAAGGTCTCTTTAGATAGGAGGTCTCTCAGCGAGGCTCTCGACGAGCTGTCCTCAACTGGGGGAGGCGAGGTGGACTGCGTAGCAATAGGCTGCCCTCACTTAAGCCTAGAGGAGGCTAGGAGGATCTCCGCCCTCTTAGAGGGAGTTAGGGTTAAGGAGGGGGTTAGGCTGTGGGTCTTTACCTCTGAGGCTATAGCCCACCTAGCTGAGCAAGCTGGCTACCTACAGGTGGTCGAGGAGGCTGGAGGAGAAGTTTTGCTGGGCGGCTGCATAGTCCACGCTCCGCTCAAGGAGCTAGGGATCAGGAGGCTGGTCACAAATTCAGCTAAGGCTGCTTACTACTGTGCCTCGCTCCACGGTGTTGAGGTATGCCTCGCTCCTCTCCATGAGTGCTTGAAGGCGGCTAGGGTGGGCGCGTGGCCTCCGTAG
- a CDS encoding HDIG domain-containing protein codes for MLSRREALSLLMSRVRDERYVKHMLAVEAIMRRMAERMKEDVEAWGLVGLLHDLDFEEAKEAPAEHGLLAAKELEGKVPGEVVEAIKAHNFENTGVEPRSSMAKALVAADAVSGLLVACALVTPSRKLSELKVSTIEKKFRSKDFARGVDRKRILVCEQLGLTLTEFFQLSLEALREVADELGL; via the coding sequence TTGTTGAGCAGGAGGGAAGCCCTCAGCTTATTGATGAGCAGGGTGAGGGACGAGAGGTACGTTAAGCACATGCTGGCCGTGGAGGCGATAATGAGGAGGATGGCGGAGAGGATGAAGGAGGACGTTGAGGCCTGGGGGTTAGTCGGCCTACTTCACGACTTAGACTTCGAGGAGGCGAAGGAGGCCCCGGCGGAGCATGGACTACTCGCGGCTAAAGAGCTTGAAGGTAAAGTGCCTGGTGAGGTAGTAGAGGCCATAAAGGCGCACAACTTTGAGAACACCGGAGTGGAGCCGCGCAGCTCAATGGCTAAGGCCCTAGTCGCTGCCGATGCTGTGTCAGGGCTCTTGGTAGCCTGCGCCCTCGTCACGCCCAGCAGGAAGCTAAGCGAGCTAAAGGTCAGCACTATAGAGAAGAAGTTTAGATCTAAGGACTTCGCCCGCGGAGTAGACAGGAAGCGGATATTAGTGTGTGAGCAGCTGGGGCTAACCCTCACTGAGTTCTTTCAGCTCTCACTCGAGGCGCTGAGAGAAGTGGCCGACGAACTCGGGCTTTAG
- a CDS encoding LLM class flavin-dependent oxidoreductase: MAEVKFGIEGPNYPWETICEVAQLAEQLGFDSYWMPDHTVATGVRRWDALEAWGTLCALAMKTKTIKLASGVSDTYRYHPAVLAQKATTCDVISGGRAILGIGIGEAMNLVPYGIAYDKPLSRTEEALHIIKRLWVEDFVDFQGKYYKLEKAFLQPKPIQKPHVPIYIAASSPKTMELVGKYGDGWLPANLTVDGYKRGVEVVREAAKKAGRDPEKIDPAHFMYGVVAKDREEARKSVMLPAKLLLLTRPRILEAIGYKPPTYDFEMTFKLVFPRDAEAWLAKAKELPDEVVEKSPIVFGTPEDFIERFDKYVKAGCRHFVMNFQVTPKVLKETVQLFAEKVIAYFKKK; this comes from the coding sequence GTGGCTGAAGTTAAGTTCGGGATAGAGGGGCCTAACTACCCGTGGGAGACCATATGCGAAGTTGCTCAGCTAGCTGAGCAGCTCGGCTTCGACTCCTACTGGATGCCAGACCACACCGTGGCGACGGGGGTGAGGAGGTGGGACGCCCTAGAAGCCTGGGGGACGCTGTGCGCGCTGGCGATGAAGACTAAGACCATTAAGCTTGCCAGCGGAGTTAGCGATACCTATCGCTACCATCCCGCCGTGCTAGCGCAGAAGGCTACGACGTGCGACGTGATCTCGGGAGGTAGAGCGATACTCGGCATAGGCATAGGGGAGGCCATGAACCTAGTCCCCTACGGCATAGCTTACGATAAGCCCCTGTCGCGGACAGAAGAGGCCCTACATATCATTAAGAGGCTATGGGTGGAGGACTTCGTAGACTTTCAAGGAAAGTACTATAAGCTAGAGAAGGCGTTCCTACAGCCTAAGCCTATTCAGAAGCCCCACGTGCCCATATACATAGCTGCTAGCTCGCCTAAGACCATGGAGCTGGTCGGCAAGTACGGAGATGGCTGGCTCCCCGCTAACTTGACCGTGGATGGCTACAAGCGGGGAGTTGAAGTAGTTAGGGAGGCTGCCAAGAAGGCTGGGAGGGACCCTGAGAAGATAGACCCCGCCCACTTCATGTACGGCGTAGTAGCAAAAGATAGGGAGGAGGCTAGGAAGAGCGTGATGCTGCCAGCTAAGCTACTATTGCTCACGAGGCCTAGGATACTGGAGGCCATAGGCTATAAGCCGCCCACCTACGACTTCGAGATGACCTTTAAGCTAGTCTTCCCGAGGGATGCTGAGGCCTGGCTAGCTAAGGCTAAGGAGCTCCCAGACGAGGTAGTAGAGAAGTCGCCGATAGTCTTCGGTACGCCAGAAGACTTCATCGAGAGGTTTGACAAGTATGTTAAGGCGGGGTGCAGGCACTTCGTAATGAACTTCCAAGTGACCCCTAAGGTGTTAAAGGAGACCGTCCAGCTCTTTGCAGAGAAGGTAATCGCCTACTTCAAGAAGAAGTAA
- a CDS encoding Zn-ribbon domain-containing OB-fold protein, with amino-acid sequence MPTGMERFGKVSYTKESKVSDFIKLLEEGKVAATRCKKCGRLFFPPRADCPECFTSDFEWVPLSGRCRLVTYTVAHFAPTGFEDDVPYVLAVAECEEGVKVFTRVSKSLNPSELELGMELRLSPVKIGEDKYSFELVKP; translated from the coding sequence ATGCCCACCGGGATGGAGAGGTTCGGGAAGGTGTCCTATACTAAGGAGTCCAAGGTCTCGGACTTCATCAAGCTCCTCGAAGAGGGAAAGGTGGCTGCTACTCGCTGTAAGAAGTGCGGCCGCCTATTCTTTCCTCCACGAGCCGACTGCCCTGAGTGTTTCACCTCTGACTTTGAGTGGGTTCCTCTAAGCGGAAGGTGTAGGTTAGTAACCTACACAGTAGCTCACTTCGCCCCCACGGGCTTCGAGGACGACGTACCGTACGTATTAGCGGTAGCTGAGTGCGAAGAGGGAGTAAAGGTCTTTACCAGGGTTAGCAAGTCGCTGAACCCTAGTGAGCTAGAGCTAGGAATGGAGCTCAGGCTTTCTCCAGTAAAAATAGGCGAGGATAAGTATAGCTTCGAGCTAGTGAAGCCCTAA